A DNA window from Falco peregrinus isolate bFalPer1 chromosome 8, bFalPer1.pri, whole genome shotgun sequence contains the following coding sequences:
- the LOC101924878 gene encoding ovomucoid-like, with the protein MATVGPFVLLSFALCCFPGAAFGVEVDCSTYPNTTNEEGKEVLVCAKILSPICGTDGVTYSNECLLCASNIEHGANVSKDHDGECKDIVPVDCSKYPNTTNEEGKVALLCSKDLSPVCGSDGVTYDNECLLCARNLEPGTSVGKKYDGECKKETATVDCSDYPKPVCSLEYIPVCGSDSKTYSNECNFCNAVVDSNGTLVLSHFGKC; encoded by the exons ATGGCCACAGTGGGTCCCTTTGTGCTTCTCTCTTTTGCGCTTTGCTGCTTCCCAG GTGCTGCCTTTGGAGTTGAG GTGGACTGCAGTACGTATCCCAACACTACAAATGAGGAAGGCAAAGAGGTGCTGGTCTGTGCCAAGATCCTCAGCCCCATCTGTGGTACCGATGGAGTCACCTACAGCAATGAgtgcctgctctgtgccagcaaCAT AGAACATGGAGCCAATGTAAGCAAAGACCACGATGGAGAATGCAAGGACATTGTCCCT GTGGACTGTAGTAAATACCCCAACACAACAAATGAGGAAGGCAAAGTGGCGTTGCTCTGCAGCAAAGACCTCAGCCCTGTCTGCGGTAGTGACGGGGTCACCTACGACAATGAGTGCCTGCTGTGTGCCCGTAACCT AGAGCCTGGAACCAGTGTTGGCAAGAAGTACGATGGTGAATGTAAGAAGGAAACTGCTACA gttgacTGCAGTGACTACCCTAAACCCGTCTGCTCACTTGAGTACATACCTGTCTGTGGCTCTGACAGCAAAACATACAGCAATGAGTGTAACTTCTGCAATGCAGTCGT GGACAGCAATGGGACTCTCGTTTTAAGCCACTTTGGAAAATGCTGA
- the LOC101915486 gene encoding double-headed protease inhibitor, submandibular gland-like isoform X2, with protein sequence MKKTRSIALLGLVLLSCLSDIVIARQRASCGMYRLTVKGQLACPRNYDPVCGTDGVTYPNQCSLCREILVRQGLDKKHDGKCVKLDCTGYLKSRSGYPVPCTLEYRPICATNGVTYTNKCAFCHAVANGLDIDMQSDGECVQIECSEQKGVNPICTEEYDPFCGSDGNTYGNKCYFCNAVLQRRGHLFLRHRGEC encoded by the exons atgaagaaaacaagaagcatTGCCCTTCTGGGGCTTGTGCTCCTCAGCTGCCTTTCTG ataTTGTTATTGCTCGACAACGG GCCTCCTGCGGCATGTACCGGCTGACTGTGAAAGGGCAGCTTGCCTGTCCCCGCAACTACGACCCCGTCTGCGGGACCGACGGTGTGACCTACCCCAACCAGTGCTCCCTCTGCAGAGAAATCTT GGTTAGACAAGGCCTCGACAAGAAGCACGATGGAAAATGCGTTAAG CTCGACTGTACTGGCTACCTGAAATCAAGGAGTGGTTATCCAGTCCCCTGCACCCTGGAGTACAGACCCATCTGCGCCACCAACGGTGTCACCTACACAAACAAGTGTGCTTTCTGCCACGCTGTGGC GAATGGACTGGACATTGACATGCAGAGTGATGGAGAATGCGTCCAG ATTGAGTGCAGCGAACAGAAGGGCGTCAACCCCATTTGCACTGAAGAGTATGACCCCTTCTGTGGCTCCGATGGCAACACTTATGGAAACAAGTGCTACTTCTGCAACGCAGTTTT gcaGCGACGGGGACATCTGTTCCTCAGACACCGTGGTGAATGCTGA
- the LOC101915486 gene encoding double-headed protease inhibitor, submandibular gland-like isoform X1, translating into MKKTRSIALLGLVLLSCLSDIVIARQRASCGMYRLTVKGQLACPRNYDPVCGTDGVTYPNQCSLCREILVRQGLDKKHDGKCVKLDCTGYLKSRSGYPVPCTLEYRPICATNGVTYTNKCAFCHAVANGLDIDMQSDGECVQQIECSEQKGVNPICTEEYDPFCGSDGNTYGNKCYFCNAVLQRRGHLFLRHRGEC; encoded by the exons atgaagaaaacaagaagcatTGCCCTTCTGGGGCTTGTGCTCCTCAGCTGCCTTTCTG ataTTGTTATTGCTCGACAACGG GCCTCCTGCGGCATGTACCGGCTGACTGTGAAAGGGCAGCTTGCCTGTCCCCGCAACTACGACCCCGTCTGCGGGACCGACGGTGTGACCTACCCCAACCAGTGCTCCCTCTGCAGAGAAATCTT GGTTAGACAAGGCCTCGACAAGAAGCACGATGGAAAATGCGTTAAG CTCGACTGTACTGGCTACCTGAAATCAAGGAGTGGTTATCCAGTCCCCTGCACCCTGGAGTACAGACCCATCTGCGCCACCAACGGTGTCACCTACACAAACAAGTGTGCTTTCTGCCACGCTGTGGC GAATGGACTGGACATTGACATGCAGAGTGATGGAGAATGCGTCCAG CAGATTGAGTGCAGCGAACAGAAGGGCGTCAACCCCATTTGCACTGAAGAGTATGACCCCTTCTGTGGCTCCGATGGCAACACTTATGGAAACAAGTGCTACTTCTGCAACGCAGTTTT gcaGCGACGGGGACATCTGTTCCTCAGACACCGTGGTGAATGCTGA